The genomic segment CTTTAGAAAAATTACACCAAATTTTAGAATTCCCCTAGATGATAAGcatattaatatttccttttctaggCAATTCCAAATGTGGCCTTTAGCAGCAGCATGCTGGATGCTTCTTCTTGGAACTACGTGTGGTTATCATAAGAAAGGAAGGACCACAAATCCTGAAGCTAATATGAATATTGTAAGTCATTCATTAAGGAATTATTaagttattgtcttttttttttttttgctttttgggagcacacctgcagcattggaagttcacaggctagggtttgaatcagagttacatctgctagcctataccacagccatagcaacaccagatgcaagctatgtctgtgacctacaccacaactcatggcaatgccagatccttaactcaggattaaacccgcatcttcatggatactagtcagattcatttccactgcgccacaatgggaactccacgttatTATCATTTTAGATACAACTGGTGTGCTTGTCTAGTTTGTGCTCCCTCTCTTGTCTCCTGGAGTGACTAAGAGTTGAAATACCTGACCCAGACTGGGACAGTTATACTCCCTCTGCTGGTAGTTTGAGCTACCATCTCATGGTGGTTTTCTGACGAGAAGGTTCATGTGTTCATATTGATGATCTCTGTAGAGTATCCTTGCCTTCTTTCTCAGGCTATTTCTAGAGcagtttctttttgatttttgaaccCTATCCATGCACTTTTGCAGTTTAATAAGCCAGATTTGGTTTTGGTTGCTTATAACCAAAACTATCTTAACATGAGGCTATTCATACCAGAAAAGGACTGGAATAGAGTGGAATGGAATCGAACgagaccccaaaaaaaaaaaaaaaaggcaatgaccAATATTTACTATATGCTTCATTCCATTGAATACATAAGGAACACATATTCCTGTGTGTACTGTGTACCACTAAAGCCTTCACCCATAACCAGGATGTATGGTCACCCACCTTGCCTTATCCATGTCTTTGCATGCATCCTCCTTTTAACACTCTCCTCAAATTATCCTGATTTTCCTGCCATCTTATGTCCCAATACATAGATGAACAGTAGGTTTTGACTTAAAATACTATGTTGCAATGTGGGTATAAAAATCAAGGGATTACATCATGAAGGTAtgtattttccctttctctttgcaGAGCCAGATTATTTCTTACTGGGGCTACCCTTCTGAAAAATATGATGTTGTGACAAAAGATGGTTATGTCCTTGGAATTTACAGAATTCCTTATGGAAGAGAATGTCCAAGAACAGGTAGGATTTATTCCATTATGAAAGGAATACTGCCTAAGGAGAGAGTCTTAGATGTGCTGATAGCAGGGGGGCAGCTTTTGTTCTGAAAGAGAGCCTTTTCTCTTCCCGTAGTGGACAATTATCACCACCATCTCCACTACTGTTTCATTCATATAACCGtgttttttaagcattttctcaTAAACTGTTTATTCAgtcttccttttctccatcactttttcctccttccaaacaaacacaaaaacaaaagaaaacttgatCTTACTCTAGAGATTCCATTTTCCAGGCTTAAAAACCAGAACTCTAGGGTCCTTTTAttactttcttcttcctcacctcCTATATCCAGCCAAGCATCGAGACCTATCCATTTTGTCTTCTAAACTTCTCTCTAACATGAAAGCTTCTCTCAGCTTCAATCTCTCTCAAGTTCAGGCTTGggcattatcattttcttttgctcCAGGCACTACAATAGTTTTCTAACCGGTGTTACTTCACTTGTAATTATTTCTCTACATGAGTcactgggattttattttattttatcttatttttatttttttattttttttgtttttttgccatttcttgggccgctcccacggcatatgggggttcccaggctaggggtctaatctgagctatagccactggcctacgccagagccacagcaacgcaggatccgagccgtgtctgcaacctacaccacagctcacggcaacgccagatccttaactcactgagcaagcgcagggaccgaactcgcaacctcatggttcctagtcggattcgttaaccactgcgccacgacaggaactccgggattttattttttgaagtaaattTGACCCTAATAGTTCTACACTTGAATGTAATTAAACagccatttctattttttttaccatatagTTTGATACCTCTAAAAAGGAGAATACACTTGGCAAGAACTGTTgactttcttctctcatttcttaACTCCTTTATTTGGAGTGTTGTATAACCAAATTATCCAGTATCAGAGGGTTGGTTATTTGAAGAGGCAGTctagactttttaaaagagaggGAGATGGTAGGCTGTTGTTCACTTTATAGAACTGATCATCCCCTAAAATAACTCCACTACCTTTGGAAATACAAGAACTGTGTTTCCTCCAGCTTTTATCTTATCAGTTCTGCCAGGTAGCTGCCCAAAGGCCTGAGATGGAAAGTCATCTCTGTAATGAGAAGCTGCCTGAGAGCTCAGATAAGAGAGGGGCTGTGGATTATGACTGCTGTTTGGAGTAATTGAACAGAATTAGTAAcacttgtttagttttgtttttttttccttgaaaaatggaTGGATATAGATTTTAGTCCTTGCTTCCAGATGGCTTAGAGTCCAATCCAGCCTACCCTCAGGAAGCTGGTCTAGCCTCAAAGGTGACctaatggaaattcctggggtaCCAACATATATCACAAGTCATTTATAAAAGGCAGAAATATCCTAGTCActtctctttctcatctctgtGTTTTCAATAccacttctctgtttctttctttttcttttctctttcttagtcAAACTGTACCAATTCAACATTGCAAGTGGAATTTTGATAGCAAAATAACAATTTTACCTTGTGTAAATTTCACTTAAAACCTTACATTTTGCTTTCTGACAATGCAAGTTAATTAGCATAGTGCCTGACATTCAGTAAACAGTCCACAAATGGCATTTCTATtgtctttgttattattttggaaaaagacTTAGTTTTGTCCTCAgatgctttttgaaaaataaaatgcctttaaTATGAATAGGTATAGAGGAGATATTTATTGGGTTGAACAGAATTTtatgtactttaattttaatttagttctTACAACTACACCATAAGATAGCATTTATTATTCCCCATcacaaaataaattaactaaagCACAAAGAAATTACTATGTAGCAAAATAGGTTTTGAATCAGGGCAATCTAATTCCAACGGCTATACAGCCATACAATACGTTGTACATAACACcattttttcaaagagaaaaataaggcatAGAGAAGGTAAATAACTTGCCCAGCTTCAGAAGTAGCTTGAAACCCTAGAGCTCAGGCTTGCCTGATTCCTATTTTCATCTCTTAACCTTTCTTCTATACTACAGTGAGTCAGGAAAGAGAGTTTTCTTGTACACACCAAGGAAGTTCAGATAAAAATTTCTTGTCACCCATGTTTTACAGCTCCAAAGCCTGTTGTATATTTGCAGCATGGCTTAGTTGCATCTGCCAGTAATTGGATTTGCAACCTGCCCAACAACAGCTTGGCTTTCCTTCTGGCAGATTTTTGTTATGATGTATGGATGGGGAACAGCCGGGGAAATACCTGGTCCAGGAAACACTTGAAATTTTCACTCAAATCACAAGAATACTGGGCCTTCAGGTAAGGAGAATTCTACCTGTAAATAAAGTGTGTTACTTCACTGATTTATATGGATGAACACCCTTTGAATTTTTCCTGTCTGTCCAAACACACACTATAGAATCcacaagaaggaaataaaacatttcttcttctGCCGAGAGCTCTGAAGAAATGCCCTCATTATTGCATTGATAGTTATTTTAAACATTCCACTCAGTGTGCGTGTATGTAAAGTATATGTGCaaggaaaacatttctttctcacgCTCTGAAGAAATGCCCTTATTATTGCATCGATAGTTATTTTAAACATTCCACTCGGTGTGCgtgtatataaagtatatatgcaaggaaaacattaaaattcaaaagTCTGCTTTAGAAAGACTGATTCCAGAACTGTCTGTCGACGTGGATCCCAGAGGAATTTTACGTGGTATTCTTCCTAAACAGGAAAAATGAAACTAATAAAGAATTGGGACCAGTAACAAGTTTTTGGTTGAAAATCCTGAGAACTAGATGTTCATGATAAGCCAAGATGAGCCAAGCCCTTTTTTAGCATAGCTTATACTCAAAAATGTTAGCAGTGAAGAAATCCTGCTGAATATAGGCTGGTGGTGCTGAAATCTGTCCCTAGAACCAAGGTGCCAGCAGCGGCCCATGGGGGCACTGTCTGCTTTAGAAGTTAGGCCAGATGCATTACTGAAGGAAGCCCTGCACTTGTAGTGAAATTTAGAACCATGCCTTGAAAGTCACTAAAGCTGTTTGTTCCTTGGCCTCATTCCTGCTTTTATTCCTGGAAGCCATTTGGCATTTCCTAAtgtccaccccccgccccccggcagtTGTGTCACGTACACCATTGAGAAAAACATAATGATCCCCTAGATGAGTGTTTTTCcaataacacacatacacacaaaatgcaCCTGGAGTACTTGATAAATACACATATTGCCAGACCTCTTTCCTGGCAATTTTGATTTACTCTATCTGGGCTGATGTCTGCAAATCCTTttgctttattgttttgttttgggtttgttttgtttgtttatttgtttgttgttttttgttttttgtttttgccatgcccacagcatgtggaaattcccaggcctgggatggaacccatgccacagcagtgaccagagctgctgcagtgacaatgctggatacctaaaccactgcaccacaagggaactcctgctttttttctgtttttaaaataagcattccaggtaatttttcttttcaagggaATTTTGGCAAATCTGCTCCAGAATTAAGAGAAAAGCCTGCGCAGGCTTTTGCAAGTcagatttttctgatttcagtTGCTTAACAAGGTTACTCTTACAATCAAGGCAATATCCTGAAAAGTTGCACAGACACATAACACCATGTTTTGATTCTAGTCTTCTATTTAACAAAAGCTGAGCATGTATGTCTGCATTGAATGTGTTTGAAGATTGCAGGCTTAACAATGAAATTCTTTCCCccaatatttttgttctttttctttggcagTTTGGATGAAATGGCTAAATATGACCTTCCAGCCACAATCAATTTTATCCTAGAGAAAACGGGACAGGAGCAACTCTACTAtgtgggccactcccagggcaccACCATTGGTGTGTTTGGGGCAGGTGTGATCTGAGAGCATCGGGGGATCTTCTTCATATCCATAAAAGGGGCCAAGGGTTTCTTCCCTCTGTGCAGTCTTCTAGCTTGGCGACTTTGAATTGGGAGACCATTTCTTCTGGCTGGCTTCTAAAGAGCGAAGTTAGAatgatttggggatttttttttttttcctcccttaggACTAAACTTGGAGATTGATGGATAAGCCTAAAAGAGagacaattatttatttattcatttttgtatccaacaaatatttgccaGACTCTGGGTTAGATGCTGGGGAAGCAGAGAAAAGTATGGTATGCATCTTTCCCTTAAAGAGGTCACAGTCTAGTGAGGGACactaaaaagaaagcagagaattaCAGAGCTCAGTGATTATATATCACAAATCAGTATGATTTTTTTGTGGTTCCCAGTAGGTCCTGGGGCAGGCTAGATGTGGATGGGCATGTTAGCAGTGCCATAAGGTACTTCATTCTCTTCCCTGTTCTCTGTTCAGCTAGAGATCTTGAAAATACCAACTGCATTTACACCAGTCCTTTGAGAGCATTATCATTCATATTTTACAAATGGCTGAACTTAAGAATCCTTTCTAATGGTGATGATGTAATtagaaagttatatatatatatataaaatctaaccTTCGAAAGATATTCtataaggattttattttccatatttacaGATTGAGAAACCTGAGACTCATACAGGGGAGATAAGTTGCCCAAATGTTCACACAGCCTGCAAATGGGAAGCCAAGATTGTAGCCCAGTTTTGTCTGATACCAAAAGCTATGGTCAAGCTAGAAAGGCCCTTGCAGTTTACCTAGACATGttccacaataaatatttgaactCTTTCTTCAACATTCTCTCTAAGTAGATTTACatctatatgcattttttttttaagtgaggaaattcactttattttaaattagccAGTTCCACCTTTGGAAATGTAAAAAATCCTTCCCGAAAAATGGTCCTTACTCTgagtttctgtgttttgtttttttcaatataaccacttttactataatttaaaaggaaTTAGTAATTGTTTTAAATCTATGGGCTCATATCTTCTTCCCTTTTAGCTTTCATAGCATTCTCCACTAATCCAGAACTGGCTAAAAGGATTAAGATATTTTTTGCACTGGCTCCAGTCACCACAGTGAAATACACCCAGTGTCCTCTGAAACAATTAACAGCTCTTTCCAGAGACGTAGTCAAGGTATGTGACAACTTTTCTGCAAGTTTTAATCTGTAGTAACTAAAATTAGCTCTGTTTCCACTGATTTCAAGAGAAGATAATCAGAGACAAATAACATTTTACAAACTTCTAAGACTATAATTGGTGCTCAGGGTACACATGTAGCTTTACTGATGATGTACACTTTTACCAAAAGTGTTCAGGGAGTAGTACTCTGATGCCATTCTATCCTATTGTCTTCTAGAGGCTTCTCATGTCATTCCTCAATCACAGACATAGCAAAAGCTAATCTGACTGATTAATTGATTGGTTGGTTTAATCTAGTAGGTTAAATTTCTCTCTGGGCCCCCAAGTTTATCAGGGACAGTATAGTATAGTAGTTGAGATCACAGTAGGAGTCTGATGtcatgggtttgaatcctaggTAGCTGGGTAAATATGGTCAAGACCTTAAGTGTTCTgggaaacattttctttatctgtaaagtggaatAAGAGTAGTCGCTTCTATGAGAGAGGAACTCATAGGAGAGGCTTGAGTTCATATATGTAAACCCCCTTAGGGATAGGTCTTGTACATTGTTAGCCTTTAACAAATGCCAACTATTGTTATTACTGTCATGATTGTCAAAGAATAATTTCCCTCACCACTACAATCCAACTTTGCTCGATTGCCCACACTTTGCAGACTCTCAGTCTGTCAACGTCTCAAAACCTAGGCGATATCCTAGACTCCACATGCTTCTTTGCCAGCTGCCAGCTAACTAAACTGATTATTTACTCAGTGGAGAACTGCTCTGTGAGAGTTGGTGTGTTTTCCTATTGCATTGTAATATGAGCTTCTCCTGTGGGAGAGTGAAGATGATCACGCTGTTCAGTGATTTCAGTGAACGCATGTGAACATGAAACAGTCTTTATAGAAATCAGGCATTCTGGTTGGTGAAGGATGAGCAAATTATCCCATGGTGATTCAATTCCATATCTGTACAACCGAGAAAGACAGTAGCAGGAAAGCTATCGGAACAACATGGAAAATGCTCACATTCTCCTCTTAGTATGTAGGCCTCTTTTAACACAAAGATTTCAGTCCAGCTTGGTCCCACATTATTGGGTAAACAACACTGGACTTCTTGTTCAATTATTTCCACATTCCCATAGAGTTAAGATACATTTTGAGATGATGGAATCTCTGCATTCTCCTCAATTTGCCCAGCTTTGCTTCAACTTTCCATGTGTTTTGACATGTCTGTGGTGTAGTACAGTTCAATCCTATTCTATAAAAACATATCTGAGAGTTTCTATTTCAAAAGCATGTCATCAGGAAACAGCTATCTGTTTATAAAGATACTTTATAAGTTTAAAGATACTTTTCAGTCAATTACTATGACTGAAAATTAGGGTGCCTCTGAGAATGGTGGGAGATTTGACCAAGGAGAGAGTAGGGGACAGATAGCCGAAAGCAGTTATGTCACGTTAAGGAGTTTAGGTCTTGTTCTGTTGGTAATGGGAAGCCATTGAAGAATGTTAAGCAGAGAAATGGATCACcaagtttcatatttttataaatattgccCTAAAGGAGCTTTAATTCCAATAGAGAAGTTACTGTATATGATTCACTGATTTCTAATAGAAATGCCAGCATCATCATAATGAGAGAGCAAAGAAATTGGtagacaaactcatagaaaatgtTTCTAGTTTTGGGAATCATGGAAGACTTCTTGGATGGCATTGTTGAGTTTGAGCCAAAGGACAAGATTTCAATTTACAAGGTGGTATAGAAAGTCTTTCCAAACCAGGAAGGAAACATGAGCAACATTGAAAGGGTGAAGCTCAAGTTATGGGAAACCACATGTAGTTGACATTATTGGGGCTTTAAATTTGTGAGGAGTTTTGCTGTACAGGATAAATTGatagaacgttgtaaatcaactataatagaaaaaaaaataaaaatcttaaaaggaatctaaaaaaaattgtgatgtaTATGAGAAGTAATATTGGAAGCATAGGgatagatcctttttttttttttttgtatttttagggccgcacccgtgccatatggaggtttccagccgccggcctacgccagaggcacagcaatgctggatccaagctgtgtctgcaacttacaccacagctcacagcaatgtcagatccgttaagggttaaccactgagcaagggcagggtagaacccgcaacttcattgttcctagtcggattcgtttctgctgcgccacgacaggaactccaaagtggggttttgtttgtttgtttgtttgttttgtctttttaggaatagatttttaaaaggcttaaaTGCCAAGTAAataagtttggattttattccataGAGAGTGGGTGACTGTGGAAGGTATTTACACAAAGGATTGACATTCATAATGCTCGTTTTTTAGAAAAATCCTCCTGATGACCAAATGGAAATGGATAGGAGTAATGGATATGAAGAAGGGCAAAAGATGAGAAGAATGGTTATGGGATTATTGTTATACTTCAGCTGATATATGTTGAGAAACTGAGACAGGATTGTGCAAAAAGAAGCCAGACTCGCTAGGATTTGACAATGAAATGATAGATAGCATTATAGGCATGGCATAAACTTTTAGAGGTTGaggctttctttctcttctctcctattGACCAAATGTTGGTCTTCCAATTTTTCTCATCAACAGTTGCTTGTAATTTTAGCATGCCTGTAGAAGAAGATGAGCTCAAGGTCTTCCTACTCTAAATCTTGGAGTAGGCAAGATGTGACCTACTATCTACACAACACTCCTACTTAgtgtatattaattttctattttatagttgaggaaattcaaaataatataaattaaatgcttTCCTAAGGTATAAGACATAGGGTCTAGAATCAAACCAAGGCATCCCTGACTCCAAAGTTTAATAAGCCTCTTGGCTTCACTGAGGAGTAGTACTTAGCAGATGTCACCTGTGTCTAGTCCTTGTCTGAATTACCATTCATTTTCTGCTCTTGATGTTCATATCCATGAAAGTTGATGCTGTCTTAAATTGATCTTACAGGTATTATTTGGTGACAAGATGTTCTCTCCTCACACGTTTTTTGACCAATTCATTGCCACCAACATGTGCAACTGGAAGATATTTCATCATATTTGCAGCAACTTTATATTTACTTTGAGTGGATTTGATCCAAAAAACTTAAACATGGTAGGTGTAAGTAGTCAGATCCAGGAAGGTAATTGCTTTGTTGCACAGAGAGGAGAATTTATTCTGAATTGCATGAAAACCACATTTCAAATTCTCCTTTTTGCCTCTGGAATGTAGCTAACCTGTTTAAGGCTTCCAGTCAAAGATGAGAGTCAGCTTTCTTTAGTGGAAAGATTTAAGAAGACTTTGCCACTGAAAATTCTCACCAACCCTGTTGCTAGCCAATGTGCTGCTATTGAAAATTCCTTCACTTAGACTAGGGctatggttttaaaatttatcttgctATGCCTAAGCCCTATCTCAGACCTACTGAAGGAGAATTTCAGTGAGTGAGCCCaggtatctatttttttaaacaattttctacctttatatGTGATTTGGAAATAGTCATTTTTTGAacttcattttacttcttttatccAAATGGATAAAGGAATAGCTCTTCAGTGATAGCTACAGACTCACTGTTCAAGGGATACAAAGATGGATAAGTAGGGGGGTTCTTATCAAGTCCTTTCCAACttaactaagattttttttccccttcttagcTACCACTAGCAGACTGGAAGAATGggtgggagaaagagaggaagttaCTGTCCCCAGCTAGATTGGAGATAGATTTGAAACCAGAGGTGGGACAAAGCTGAAGATAGTGTCCATCTATCTCACAGACTACTGCCCAGAGCCTCATCTACCTCAGGGAAAAGTGCTGATTTTAATACTTTCCTGGCTTTCGAGCAAGATTTATAAAAAGCTATTTATGCAAGGCATGCCTTAACCACTGCCTTGCACGttactttcttactttctcaATTTACTTGCCTATCACTTAGATGGAAGAATGTAGAGCTAAGTTATCAGACCTTAAAAAAATTCGGTAGAAAGACTTGACAAAAATGACACCCTAGAATATTTGTTGGGGGCCCTCattgtacatttatatattcagATTGCCTTTTCTCTCACTCTTAGGGACTGGATTATAGACGATTACTGTGCCTACgaggatgttttattttattttatttttgtctttttgtctttttagagctgcatcccaggctaggggtctaagcatcctcatggatgctagtcgggttcactaactgctgagccacaacaagaactccaaggaTGTCTATTTTAGTGGAGCATAATCAGGGATACATAAGTAGCTTTTGTGGAACTTTGAAAAAATACACATGTCCAGAAGTCAGCCGTAAAAATTCTGATATTGATTCATAGGTTTGGGTGGCTCATAagtagctgtatttttttttaaatatccaaaatGTTTCTGATACCCACTTTGatagaaaataattcttttgtatactaaagaaaacaaaatgaaaatattaaagtcaagaattttttttttcatttaaaaagaaatgtaaatgttaATAGAGGTTTAAATACTGGATAAATTAAGttccacagggagttcctgtcacagtgcagtggttaacaaatccgactaggaaccatgaggttgcgggctcgatccctgaccttgctcagtaggttaaggatccggcgttgctgtgagctgtggtgtaggtcgcagacgcagctcagattccacgttgctgtggctctggtgtagaccggtggctacagctccgattggtcccctaacctgggaacctccatatgccgcgagagtggcccaagaaatggcaaaaagacaaaaaaaaaaagaaaaaaaagaaaaaataagtccCACAAACTTTCAAAGAACCCTGCAGAatattcagtttttgtttttgtttttttaaacagaaggCAAAAGGAAACATTCAGATCTGTTCTCAGCGTCTTATGATGAAACATTTTCTTAGAATGTCCCTTAGGACTTAACACACAGGGTGAAGGAGAAGTTCACTGGGGTTTTTCTCTCTTGACTGCCTATATTCTTGGACCTGTCAGAGGTGAGGCTGGAAAGGAGAGGTGCATGACCATTTGTCTTTGACCAGCAGGATGCCCCTAGTGGGGCTTACACTGCCCAGGACAGAAGAATCAAAGTGAGGGAGGAAAAAGTCCTTAAAGATGGGCTGCAGAGAGTCCTTAAATATATCTGCAAATGGTATGGTGCACGTTTATTCCTTAAAAGAAAgagtgaggggagagagagaaagaaaatactcatATTTCCTTGTAGTGTGATTATATGATAGCTCCCAGGTaagaaataattgtttcttttgtttgtttgtctttttagggccgcacccgtggcatatggaagttcccaaggtagggtcgaatcagatctgtagctactggccacagccacagcaacgtgagatccgagccgtctctaatgccggatccttaacccactgaacgaggccaagaatcgaacctgcaacctcatggatactagtcaggttccttactgctgagacacaacgggaactccagaaataatcaTTTTACTTTACAGAGTCGCTTGGATGTTTATTTGGCACAGAGCCATGCGGGAACATCTGTTCAGAATATGCTGCACTGGGCCCAGGTACGTACTCCCTATTCCTGACATGGTGCACACATCTCTGCAAAGTCCCAAGGAGCATCCCAGGGAGCTCACAGCAGAGTTTTGCAGGTTCTGCCACTGTCAGATTTGATGTTTCTGGAATCAGTATCAACTCATgttggtttcctcttctgtcttctATTCCCTATGTCCTCGGTGTCTGGTGTTTGGGTTCCCAGATATTATGAGTGAATTCTCATCCTTAGTTTACACaaaattgccttttctaggcaaAGCTTGTGTTTCCCCTTTTGGGAAATCATAAACTCTAATCGAGCTTTATAGAACATGATACAGGCTATCCAGAAAGATCTGCTTATCCT from the Phacochoerus africanus isolate WHEZ1 chromosome 15, ROS_Pafr_v1, whole genome shotgun sequence genome contains:
- the LOC125115806 gene encoding lipase member K-like, with the protein product MWPLAAACWMLLLGTTCGYHKKGRTTNPEANMNISQIISYWGYPSEKYDVVTKDGYVLGIYRIPYGRECPRTAPKPVVYLQHGLVASASNWICNLPNNSLAFLLADFCYDVWMGNSRGNTWSRKHLKFSLKSQEYWAFSLDEMAKYDLPATINFILEKTGQEQLYYVGHSQGTTIAFIAFSTNPELAKRIKIFFALAPVTTVKYTQCPLKQLTALSRDVVKVLFGDKMFSPHTFFDQFIATNMCNWKIFHHICSNFIFTLSGFDPKNLNMSRLDVYLAQSHAGTSVQNMLHWAQAVNSGRFQAFDWGNPYQNMMHFHQLTPPLYNVSKMEVPTAVWSGGQDRVADLKDVENLLPKITRLIYYKLIPHYNHVDFYLGQDAPHEIYQDLIRLMEGCFQN